The region CTGAGGTGTAGTCTAAATTAAAACCCAATCGGTACCCCTGTCAGGTTTAAACAAGCATACCACCATTCTTATTATACTTCAGGATACCTTCTGAAGCCCGGTAAGCCATTGCACCAACCGTCCCTGTCGGATTGTAGCCACTGTTATGGGCAAATGCCGATGCGCCAACCACAAACACGTTATCCATGTCCCACATTTGTGAGTAATTGTTCACTGCAGATGAGTCAGGGTCAGCACCCATGATGACACCGCCTGTATTGTGAGTGGATTGATACGTTGTGATATCATATGGTCCCAATTCATCCATGGAATCAATCTGATCGGCACCCATTTCTTTTAAAATCTCGCTAGCCTTACTAGCAGTAAACTTGGCCAATTCGCTGTCTTGATCCTCAAAATCAAAAGTCATACGGATGAGCGGATCACCAAACGTGTCTTTGTACGTTGGATCGAGATCAAGATAGTGATGTTTGTAAGGCATACTCGCACCCATTGCCCCGACTGATAACGTCTTGTTCACATACTCAAGCGAATTTTTCTTAAAATCTGCCCCCCAGGTCGGAGAGCCCTTTGGAATTGGATTGTTCTCGATTGGTCTCGCCCCGGGTTGGGTTAGTGCAAGGTAGCCGCCATGAATAAAATTCAAATCGGAATGATCAAAATTATCCCCATTAAAATCATCAATAGCCATACCCAGAGCACCAGCACCAGCAAAGTTATTAAATTCCTGATCTTTAAAAAAACCGGTAGCTGCACCCTTAATAACTTGATAGGCGTAGTTTTTTCCAATTACACCGTTTCCTGTCGCGGGATCATAGGGACGACCTACTTTTGAGTTAAGCAACAATTTTACATTATTAAACACATAGGAGGTTACCACAACAATATCTGCCGGCTGTTCAATCTCTTCACCTGTTGTCGTATCGGTATAAAGCACTCCTGTTGCTTTCCCGCCCTTATGTACAATCCGTCGTACCCAGGAATGTGTCCGTAAGTCAAATTTTCCTGTTTTATTGGCAACTGGAATAACCGTTACAACCGGATCAGCCTTTGCCCCATATTCACAGCCGAACCGCTCACAAAAAGAACAGTATTGACATGCAGACCGGGCAATGCCATCCGGGTTCGTATAGTTTTCCGACAAATTCGCCGATGGGATCGTATACGGATGGTATTTTAAATTTTCGGTAGCCTTTTTAAATAAGTCCATTTGCTTGGAATGCTTCATAGGTCCGGTTGGATATTTATCCGAACGTTTTCCTCCTAATGGATTTTCTTCACCGGAAATACCAGCCATCTTCTCGAATTGATCAAAATAGGGCTCGAGTTCATCATAGGTAATCCCCCAATCTTGAATCGTCATATCGGCCGGAATTTTGTCCTTTCCATAGCGATCAATTGTTTTACTGCGGATTTCGAAATCATACGGCAGAAAACGAAAAGCTTGTCCATTCCAATGCACGCCTGCCCCGCCAAGTCCTTCCCCTAATAGAAACGAGCCATATTGTCGCATCGGCAAGGCACGCATTTTTTCATTACTTCTGAATGTTAAGGTTTCCTTGGATAAATCCTGCATTAATTCTTTGCGAACGGCATAACGTAATTCATCATGCACCATATAATAATCTTCTGTATGTCGCTCTTCACCCTTTTCAAGGCCAACAACCTGAAGACCTTTTTTAGTTAACTCAGAGGCAATAATCCCGCCGCCCCAGCCAACTCCAACAATAACAACATCTGTTTTTGGCATCTTTTTCGCCATATTTAGCCACCTCTTCTCTTCTATTACATATGATCGCGGAGACTGCTTGGCTCGATTTTCTGAAAATCTTTTTCAATGACATCCATGTAACCCATTTGATCCCCTGGGTAGTTTCGCATTCGCCACGCATCCATATTAATATTTCCACCATAAAGGGGATCACTGTATAATCCCTCTAATGTCATACTCCTTAATAATTCAAAAAATCCACTTGGTGAAACCGTGCTTAATTTTATCTTGTCTCCTTCAAAGCCCTGTAACATTTTATCCATTTGTTCATCGGTCAGGTCTTTAAACTTTTTTTTGTGTTTTTGTTGGCTTTGGTTGTCCAGTTCACGCAAACCAATCCGGAATATTTCCCGGCGTTTCAGTCGGCCTTGATACCCTTGAACCTTCTCACCATGATAAAACGGTGGCTCCATATAATCCCTGGCATTAAAACCATATGAACCAGCCAATTGATGATCAATATAGTACGGCACGCCAAGATCTTTTGCACCCGGCCCGCGATCATCCTTTGGAAAGATCCGTTCGGTTGCAGCTTCAACTGTTTGAAACTCGGCTTTCGTTAAATACATTAAGGCGTGATTATAATTTTTTCCTTTTTGGTTTGCCGTTTGGTTTTTCACTTGGTTTCTATCATTATCAGTTGTACCCCATGGGATCAGACTGCCGACGACGCCGCCAACGGCCAGTCCACCAACAGCTATCCCGGAATTGCGTAAAAACTTTCTCCTTGATACATCTTTTTCCTGTTGGTCCTGATTATTGTCATCTGCCAATTAAAAAACCTCCTTCCCGTTTATTCGTGCTTATTATGTCACCATAATTAACCACTCATGCATGAAAAAAAACGGGGCATGATAAGTGAAACTATAAACATGGAGGTGTAGTGGATGAAAACAGTTTGGAAAGGACCCATACTGATGCTTTTTCTTGGTATGATCCTTATTGTTTCTGCGTGTCAGAACGATCAGGGAGCTGCCGATGCCAATGAGTTGCAAGATGGAAAAACCATGGACGTTGCCGATCATCATCAAGGAGATGTAAATAACCCAGATATTATCCCCAGTGAGATTAGTGATAAGACAAGTACAACCAATCGGGATGGCACGACTTACTCGGGAATGGGAAACAGCATTTATGGTTCAATCGGAAGTTCCGGAATTCATGAAGGTGGTGTGTCATCGTATTTTGAATCCATTTTAAAAGGACAAGGTATTACCGGTGTGAAAGTATTCGTAATTGATGATTCCGTCGTCTTGGCAAGAAATACGAAAGAAACAACGAGCCATGAGTACGACCACACGCAAAACGACGTGTTAAGCGGCACCAGGGGGATGTCTGGTCATGGAGAGCCACCAGCAGGAGTAAACAAAGATCGGGATAAAAGCTACGATAATCTTGATCAAGCCAAGGAAGAGATCAACGACATGTTTAATGGAGATGTGAAGATCCTGACAGTGACCAACCCAAAAGCAGTTGATCTGATTAATCGCATCAAAGATGATATTCAGTCATCATCTTTTTCGACCGCTTCCAAAGATGTACTAACCTTATTGGAAATGGCGAAATAATGGAAATAACGGGGTCAGTCCTACACCGCATTAGTGGAGAACTGGCCCTAAAATATTTCAAACCTTATTACAACTGCCCTTACCATTTTCATCCATGATTCATTTACTATTATATAGGATGTTCAAAAAGTCCGGTAAAAATGACACTTCGAATTTCGTCGTTGGCTTGCTTTTCCGCTCCTCATGTACCTTTTTTGTACACTCCGGTGCTCAAAGCTACGCCGCCTAGAACTTCTCGGTCCTTTTTATCCTCCTTTTTGAACACGCACATATATATATCTAATCATGGAGATGAATCGTATGGACCTTGAGAAATTCGTTGATTCCCTCCCAATTATGAAAAAAATAAAACCCGACAAGAAATACAAAAATGGGGATTATTATGAAGTACGAATGGAGGAATTCACGCAAAAACTGCATCGGGACTTAGCGCCGACACGCCTCTGGGGCTATAACAGCCAGTTTCCGGGCCCTTTGTTTGATGTGAATCAAGGAGAACCAATTCATGTCAAATGGATGAATAATCTGCCGAGTAAACATATTCTACCTATCGATAAGTCAATTCATGAAGTGGCACACGAACCTGAAGTGCGCACCGTTGTCCATCTACATGGTAGTGAAACTGAATCAGACAGTGACGGCTATCCGGAAGCATGGTTTACCAGAGGATACAGGGAAGTAGGATCTTTTTTTGAACGCAGGGTTTACTTTTACCCAAATCAACAGCGTAGTTCAACATTATGGTATCATGATCATGCCATAGGAATTACCAGATTGAATGTGTATGCCGGACTTGCTGGTATGTACATCATTCGTGATAAAAAAGAAAAATCACTAAATCTGCCAAAAGGAGAATTTGAAATTCCACTCATCGTTCAAGATCGATCATTCAATGATGATGGCTCCCTATTTTATCCAAGCCAACCTGCCGATCCTGCAGAAAACTTACCCAATCCATCAGTTACTCCTTTCTTTTTGGGCGATACCATCCTAGTGAATGGAAAGATCTGGCCATATTTGGAAGTGGAACCGCGCAAATACCGTTTTCGCCTTTTAAATGCATCAAACACACGGGCATATCAATTCTATCTTGATTCTGGTCATCCTTTTTATCAAATTGGCTCGGATGGGGGATTGATGCAAAAAACAGTTAAACTGAACAAAATCGTGTTGGAACCGGCAGAACGGGTAGATTTTATTATTGATTTTTCCAAACTCAAAGGAGAAACTGTTACGTTAAAGAATGATCTTGGACCAAATGCAAATCCGGATGACCAAACGGATGATATCATGCAATTTAAAGTAACGAAAAAACTTTCCCAAAAAGACACAAGCAGACTTCCACGTTATCTAACCACCATTCCTTCGTTAAAACAGAATAAAATCGCGACCATCCGCAATTTAAAACTTGTTGGCGCAACGGATGAATATGGTCGCCCACTACTTTTACTTGATCATAAAAAATGGATGGATCCGACGACGGAAAAACCACAATTAGGAACCACCGAAATTTGGTCACTGATAAATATTACCGGTTTTACCCATCCGATTCACATTCACCTGGTTTCCTTTCAAATACTGGATCGTCAGCCGTTTGATCTGGATCTTTATAATGAAAATGGGCAAATTCGCTACACTGGACCAGCTACAGCACCAGCGCCAAACGAACGTGGATGGAAAGACACTGTAGCAGCACCTTCCGCCCAAATAACAAGAGTCATTGCCCGTTTTGCCCCCTATACCGGAAATTATGTCTGGCACTGTCACATACTCGAGCATGAGGATTATGATATGATGCGGCCATTTACGGTGATCGAACCGGATGATAAGCAGGAATAGCGTCTGAATACTGCATGGTAGATGCGGATTCAGACGCTTTTTTTTATCAAAAACCGTATGCAAAGATTGCGCTTCAATATAACTTAATATTAAGCAACTGTGTCCTCTTGGGTCAGTCGGATAGTCTTCAATTATTTCTCCTTCAATTCATAATCATTTTTTCAACATCAATATCTCGTTCATCACATTTCTCTAAAGCATGGCCGCTAAACCACCACTTACCTGTTATTATATTCGAACCATTTTAAAACGATAGTTATTTCTAGCTAGATGGAAACCAAAGATTTTATATAACAGAATGCACAAGGACTGAACCTTTTTAGAGAATAAACTGCAAACATTAACAAATGATAAAATCGTTATCATAAAATAAACGGAGCTGATTTTATGTCAAATATGCCAAACCCTAATCAAATACCGCGAGAAGAAGGAATTGACCATACCGTAACGCTCATGCGTGAAGGATATATGTACATTTCAAATCGATGTCACAGTTTCCATTCCAATATTTTTGCAACCCGATTGTTTGGAAAAGAAGCCATCTGTATGCGTGGAAAAGCGGCTGCTACACTGTTTTATGACACCAGCAAATTTAAAAGGCAAGGTGCAGTCCCAAAACGGGTAATAAAATCATTTTTTGGTCAAAAGGGGGTTCAGACATTGGATGGACCGACCCATAAACATCGTAAAGAAATGTTTATGTCGATGATGTCCAAAGAGAACCTGAAAAAGCTTTATGATATCACACAACAACAATGGGATGCAGCTGTCAACAAATGGGAACATATGGATGAGGTTAAACTTTATGAGGAAGTTCAGGAAATAATGTGCCGGATCGCCTGCGAATGGGCGGGTGTACCAATACAAGAAGATGAAGTGAAGAATCGGGCAAAAGAACTTGGAGCATTATTCGAGTCAGCAACTGCAGTGGGCCCGGCATATTGGCTGGCGAGAAATGCAAGGAATAATTTGGATACGTGGATAGGAGAAATCATTGAACAAGTTCGTGATGGACAAATAAAAGTTCCTGAAAATACTGTACTGCACACATTTGCCTGGCATCGCGATTTACAAGGAAATCTTTTGAATACACAGACTGCTGCGGTGGAAGTGCTTAATATTTTAAGACCGATTGTGGCGATTTCCATATTCATCAATTTCCTTGCACTGGCGGTCTACCATTATCCGGAGAAAAGAGCGAAACTTGAATCCGGTGATGACAAATACTTTGAGATGTTTGTTCAGGAAGTTCGACGCTATTATCCGTTTTTTCCATTTATTGCTGCGCTTGTAAAAGAGGATTTCACATGGAATGGGTATGATTTTAAAGCGGGAACACTTACTGTACTAGACCTTTATGGAACCAATCATGATCCTGACATTTGGGAAAACCCCGATACTTTTTCTCCAGATCGATTTGCCAATTGGGAAGGAAGCCCGTTTGGATTCATTCCACAAGGGGGCGGAGACTATTGGATGGGACATCGCTGTGCTGGTGAATGGGTTACCATTGAAGTCATGAAAGCGATCCTTGATTGTCTGGTGAATCGCATGGATTATGAGATTCCCGAACAGGATTTAAGTTACAGCATGGTTAGTATGCCAAGCATTCCCCATAGTAAGGTAGTGATTAAAAACGTTAAGCGAACAATGTAAATTTGCTAAAGATATAGTTGAACTGTCCCTTTGAAAGTCAGCAATGAATCAGCCGAGACTGTACTTCTCTCGGTTGATTCCTCTCAATTTTTTCCTATTTTTAACTCTACCTCTTGAAACATGTCCATGTTCAGAAATTAGAATAAAGGCTGTTTTGTTAATGTTGATTTTTTATGCGCGATTGATTGATTTTCACGCACTCTCGTCCATTTTCCTGCATTCCCGATCAACTTCTGCGCACTCTCGATCGACTTTCACGCATTCTCGATCAACTTCCGCATGCACTCGATTGATTTCACCCATTATGATAACAAAACCTGACTCAACTTGGCCAGGTTTTGCTTGGATGTTATTGGTAATTAATTATCGATCTAAACGTATCTGTATCAAGCCGTTTGATAACTTCCACAAGCAGCTTGACGCCATTTTCAATATCTTGTTTGCTTGCCAGAGAAACATGGCTGTGCATATAGCGGATCGGCGCACCAATGACGATGGTAGGGACTCCTTCTTTATACATGTGAACTTTCCCGGCATCGGTTCCACCACCGGTTATGACTTCAATTTGATATGGGATATGATGTGTTTTTGCTGTGTCGATGACCAAATCACGAAAACGCGTATTTGGAATCATAGAGGCATCAAGAAATGTAACAAGCGGCCCTTTTTGTAATGCCGGATGTTCGACATCGCCACTGGCTGTTCCAGGGGTATCCTGGGAGACACCGACATCAAGTACAATTGCAATGTCAGGATCAACTGCATATGGCGATGTTTCCGCTCCTCTTAATCCTACTTCTTCCTGAACATTCGCACCTGCAAAAAGCGTATTCGGATGATCCGTACTATTTAATCGTTTTGCCGTCTCTACAGCCATATAACAGCCAATCCGATTATCAAGTGCCTTTGCCAGAATGGTATCATCGTCAGGCATTACTTCATAAGGGCAAATGGGAACAATCGGATCACCAACACAAATGCCCCATTTTTCAACCTCGTCTCTGCTATGTCCCCCAACATCAATATACATTTCCCGGATCGGATATACTTTTTTCCTTTCTTCCGGTTGCAGTAAATGCGGTGGCTTGGAACCAATGACACCAGTAAATTTTTTCTTTTCGGTTATGACAGTGACCCGTTGTGCGAGCAATACTTGATCCCACCAGCCGCCTAGTGGTGTAAAGCGAAGAAAACCATCCTTGGTAATACCTGTGACCATGAAACCAACCTCGTCCATATGACCTGCAAGCATGACACGCGGTCCCTTAGTGCTTCCCGGTTTTTCCCCAAAAATACTTCCCGTATGATCGTACAGCACCTTATCACATGTTTGAGCAAGTTCCTCTTTCATAATCTGCCTTACCTCATTTTCATAGCCAGATGTACTTTGTGCTTGTGTTAGTGCCTTTAATAATTCCATGTCTTCACCTTTTCATTTTTATTTTAAGTTCTAGTATGGAGGAAGAGACGTGAATTATGCGTTTATAAAGTATTTTGGACAATCATAGGATTCGTTAATATTAATTACTAATTCCTTCAGCTAGTTTACCTGTAATAAGTTAGATCTACCCACCAAATCAAATAATTAGATGTTTTCAAATTCATTTTTTGTGGTATAATTAACATAGGAACAGAAATTGATCATAAAATAGTAAAAACCGAAGATATGTCAGTATCTTCGGCAGCAATGTCGCTCCCCTTCAAGAGGGGTCGGCGCTGGTAAAGGAAAATAGACCTCACCGTTGTCCGATAAACTCAGTAGAGGTCTATTTTTTGCGGTCAATGATATTCACAACAAGTGTTGCAAATGCAATCATTAAAACCATAGCCTCGAATGGAGACATAGGCATCACCTCCAATCGCTATAGCTTATCGTACGACACTATAAACGACGAAAGTGCGCCGACCCCCATGAGAAAAAACGACTATTACATGTATTTATTACAAGCTATCAATCTATTATTTTAACGTTTAAACAAATTAATATTTTTCTACAAAAAAACGTCCAAAAACCAGACAATACGGTTTCCGGACGTTTTTCAGTTACTATCACAACTAATTTACTTTCTTTGTCCCTTTCCAATACTGATCGCGTAACCGGAATTTTTGCAGTTTTCCTGTTGCTGTTTTTGGTAATTCATCGACAAACTCAACTGACTTAGGTGCTTTAAAATGAGCCAGGCTAGATCGGCAAAAGTCAATAATTTCAGTCTCCGTAACGTTCGCCCCCGGTTGAAGAACGATGATTGCCTTTGGTACCTCACCCCATTTTTCATCCGGTATCGCGATTACTGCCGTCTCCATCACATCTGGATGTTTATATAACACGCCCTCTACCTCTGTTGAAGAAATGTTTTCACCACCAGAAATAATTAAATCTTTTGCCCGATCACGGATTTCGACATACCCGTCTGGATAAGTTACGGCCAAATCACCGGTGTGAAACCAGCCATTCTTTATTGCTGCCTCAGTCATTTCCGGATCTTTATAATATCCATCCATGACGACGTTTCCGCGGGTGATGATTTCACCAAGTTCTTCCCCATCCCAGGCAACCTCATCGCCATCTGGACGAATAACCTTGGTCTCCCCATTAAATGCCAACTCAATCCCTTGGCGTGCCTTTATGGCAGCTTGTTCATCAGCTGACTTGGTATCAAATTCTTTTCTCCACTCGCAATACAGAATAAATGGAGATGTTTCGGTCAATCCGTATACATGAATCATGTTTAAGCCTAAAATTTCCTGGGCTTTATGAATTAATGCCGCAGCGGGTGGGGCTCCAGCTGTTCCCATACGAGGATTGGTGGTGATATTTGTTTCCTTTGCGTTTGGATCATTGACCAGCATATTAATAACTGTCGGTGCACCGCACAATAAGGTAATACCCTGTTCAGCAAACAAATCAATAACTCGTGGTGGATCCAC is a window of Lentibacillus daqui DNA encoding:
- a CDS encoding GMC family oxidoreductase; this encodes MAKKMPKTDVVIVGVGWGGGIIASELTKKGLQVVGLEKGEERHTEDYYMVHDELRYAVRKELMQDLSKETLTFRSNEKMRALPMRQYGSFLLGEGLGGAGVHWNGQAFRFLPYDFEIRSKTIDRYGKDKIPADMTIQDWGITYDELEPYFDQFEKMAGISGEENPLGGKRSDKYPTGPMKHSKQMDLFKKATENLKYHPYTIPSANLSENYTNPDGIARSACQYCSFCERFGCEYGAKADPVVTVIPVANKTGKFDLRTHSWVRRIVHKGGKATGVLYTDTTTGEEIEQPADIVVVTSYVFNNVKLLLNSKVGRPYDPATGNGVIGKNYAYQVIKGAATGFFKDQEFNNFAGAGALGMAIDDFNGDNFDHSDLNFIHGGYLALTQPGARPIENNPIPKGSPTWGADFKKNSLEYVNKTLSVGAMGASMPYKHHYLDLDPTYKDTFGDPLIRMTFDFEDQDSELAKFTASKASEILKEMGADQIDSMDELGPYDITTYQSTHNTGGVIMGADPDSSAVNNYSQMWDMDNVFVVGASAFAHNSGYNPTGTVGAMAYRASEGILKYNKNGGMLV
- a CDS encoding gluconate 2-dehydrogenase subunit 3 family protein; this translates as MADDNNQDQQEKDVSRRKFLRNSGIAVGGLAVGGVVGSLIPWGTTDNDRNQVKNQTANQKGKNYNHALMYLTKAEFQTVEAATERIFPKDDRGPGAKDLGVPYYIDHQLAGSYGFNARDYMEPPFYHGEKVQGYQGRLKRREIFRIGLRELDNQSQQKHKKKFKDLTDEQMDKMLQGFEGDKIKLSTVSPSGFFELLRSMTLEGLYSDPLYGGNINMDAWRMRNYPGDQMGYMDVIEKDFQKIEPSSLRDHM
- a CDS encoding multicopper oxidase family protein, translating into MDLEKFVDSLPIMKKIKPDKKYKNGDYYEVRMEEFTQKLHRDLAPTRLWGYNSQFPGPLFDVNQGEPIHVKWMNNLPSKHILPIDKSIHEVAHEPEVRTVVHLHGSETESDSDGYPEAWFTRGYREVGSFFERRVYFYPNQQRSSTLWYHDHAIGITRLNVYAGLAGMYIIRDKKEKSLNLPKGEFEIPLIVQDRSFNDDGSLFYPSQPADPAENLPNPSVTPFFLGDTILVNGKIWPYLEVEPRKYRFRLLNASNTRAYQFYLDSGHPFYQIGSDGGLMQKTVKLNKIVLEPAERVDFIIDFSKLKGETVTLKNDLGPNANPDDQTDDIMQFKVTKKLSQKDTSRLPRYLTTIPSLKQNKIATIRNLKLVGATDEYGRPLLLLDHKKWMDPTTEKPQLGTTEIWSLINITGFTHPIHIHLVSFQILDRQPFDLDLYNENGQIRYTGPATAPAPNERGWKDTVAAPSAQITRVIARFAPYTGNYVWHCHILEHEDYDMMRPFTVIEPDDKQE
- a CDS encoding cytochrome P450, whose protein sequence is MPNPNQIPREEGIDHTVTLMREGYMYISNRCHSFHSNIFATRLFGKEAICMRGKAAATLFYDTSKFKRQGAVPKRVIKSFFGQKGVQTLDGPTHKHRKEMFMSMMSKENLKKLYDITQQQWDAAVNKWEHMDEVKLYEEVQEIMCRIACEWAGVPIQEDEVKNRAKELGALFESATAVGPAYWLARNARNNLDTWIGEIIEQVRDGQIKVPENTVLHTFAWHRDLQGNLLNTQTAAVEVLNILRPIVAISIFINFLALAVYHYPEKRAKLESGDDKYFEMFVQEVRRYYPFFPFIAALVKEDFTWNGYDFKAGTLTVLDLYGTNHDPDIWENPDTFSPDRFANWEGSPFGFIPQGGGDYWMGHRCAGEWVTIEVMKAILDCLVNRMDYEIPEQDLSYSMVSMPSIPHSKVVIKNVKRTM
- a CDS encoding M42 family metallopeptidase, whose translation is MELLKALTQAQSTSGYENEVRQIMKEELAQTCDKVLYDHTGSIFGEKPGSTKGPRVMLAGHMDEVGFMVTGITKDGFLRFTPLGGWWDQVLLAQRVTVITEKKKFTGVIGSKPPHLLQPEERKKVYPIREMYIDVGGHSRDEVEKWGICVGDPIVPICPYEVMPDDDTILAKALDNRIGCYMAVETAKRLNSTDHPNTLFAGANVQEEVGLRGAETSPYAVDPDIAIVLDVGVSQDTPGTASGDVEHPALQKGPLVTFLDASMIPNTRFRDLVIDTAKTHHIPYQIEVITGGGTDAGKVHMYKEGVPTIVIGAPIRYMHSHVSLASKQDIENGVKLLVEVIKRLDTDTFRSIINYQ
- a CDS encoding putative holin-like toxin, whose protein sequence is MPMSPFEAMVLMIAFATLVVNIIDRKK
- a CDS encoding long-chain-fatty-acid--CoA ligase; this encodes MFSPLTPLDWKRRAVKYYPQKVAVIDEDKQFTYQEFGERTDKLSRALFASGVRNGDHVAVMLPNTHYMLECFYGICQLGAAMVPLNYRLNAEDLEYIIGHSDAKMLIVDEEFTGPIEQIIDRLSLEQVIIVAVDGQETTLTGIDYERFLQHAPDKTLPEVEIDENQLLTLNYTSGTTSKPKGVMLTHRANYLNAADFMYHLGVSNDDVYLHTLPMFHANGWGGVWAITAAGGTHVCLRKVDPPRVIDLFAEQGITLLCGAPTVINMLVNDPNAKETNITTNPRMGTAGAPPAAALIHKAQEILGLNMIHVYGLTETSPFILYCEWRKEFDTKSADEQAAIKARQGIELAFNGETKVIRPDGDEVAWDGEELGEIITRGNVVMDGYYKDPEMTEAAIKNGWFHTGDLAVTYPDGYVEIRDRAKDLIISGGENISSTEVEGVLYKHPDVMETAVIAIPDEKWGEVPKAIIVLQPGANVTETEIIDFCRSSLAHFKAPKSVEFVDELPKTATGKLQKFRLRDQYWKGTKKVN